The following proteins are co-located in the Frigidibacter mobilis genome:
- a CDS encoding PQQ-dependent sugar dehydrogenase, protein MTRLPLLLTSALVTTSLVALPAAAQSTGEAQPEGAASGLPVETAEPNAPEQEPAFIGQTRAPQPAEMPGVAQEVVAEGLPQLWALEFLPDGRMLVTAKEGALHVVTDQGEAGPAIEGVPEVASSGQGGLLDVALAPDFDDSSRIYFSYAEPREGGNGTSVAAATLVMDEAGGGTLQDLEVIFRQQPTYDNTKHFGSRLVFSPEGDLYVTVGERSDEEPRVQAQELASGLGKIFRITPGGEAVEGNPFAQTEGALPEIWSLGHRNLQSAALDGEGRLWTVEHGPRGGDELNRPEAGLNYGWPEVTYGVEYSGDTVGGGITAMEGTQQPVYYWDPVIAPSGMAFYDGEEFPEWQGAFLVGGLVSQGIVVLHLDGDRVAYEERVPLDARVRDVKVAPDGAVYAVTENRDAGSSQILRLTRED, encoded by the coding sequence ATGACCCGACTACCATTGCTGCTGACCAGCGCCCTAGTCACCACCAGCCTCGTCGCATTGCCCGCGGCGGCGCAATCCACCGGCGAGGCACAACCCGAAGGCGCCGCTTCGGGCCTGCCGGTTGAAACCGCCGAGCCCAACGCCCCCGAACAGGAACCCGCATTCATCGGCCAGACCCGCGCCCCGCAGCCGGCCGAGATGCCGGGCGTGGCGCAAGAGGTGGTCGCTGAAGGCCTGCCGCAGCTCTGGGCGCTGGAGTTCCTGCCCGATGGCCGGATGCTGGTCACCGCCAAGGAAGGCGCGCTGCATGTCGTGACCGACCAGGGCGAAGCCGGCCCTGCCATCGAAGGCGTGCCGGAGGTGGCGTCGAGCGGTCAGGGCGGGTTGCTGGACGTGGCGCTGGCCCCGGACTTTGACGATAGCAGCCGCATCTACTTCTCCTATGCCGAACCGCGCGAGGGCGGCAACGGCACCTCGGTCGCCGCGGCGACGCTGGTGATGGATGAGGCGGGCGGCGGCACGCTGCAGGATCTGGAGGTGATCTTCCGGCAGCAGCCGACCTACGACAACACCAAGCATTTCGGCTCGCGTCTGGTGTTCAGCCCCGAGGGCGATCTTTATGTCACCGTGGGTGAGCGCTCGGACGAGGAACCGCGCGTACAGGCGCAGGAGCTTGCCAGCGGCCTTGGCAAGATCTTCCGCATCACGCCCGGGGGCGAGGCGGTGGAGGGCAATCCCTTCGCCCAGACCGAGGGCGCCCTGCCCGAGATCTGGAGCCTTGGCCACCGCAACCTGCAATCGGCGGCACTGGATGGCGAGGGGCGTCTGTGGACGGTGGAACACGGCCCCCGAGGCGGGGATGAGTTGAACCGGCCCGAGGCGGGGCTCAACTATGGCTGGCCCGAAGTGACCTATGGCGTCGAATACAGTGGCGATACTGTCGGGGGCGGCATCACCGCGATGGAAGGCACCCAGCAGCCGGTCTATTACTGGGACCCGGTGATCGCGCCCTCCGGCATGGCCTTCTACGACGGCGAGGAATTCCCCGAATGGCAGGGCGCATTCCTGGTCGGCGGTCTGGTATCGCAAGGGATTGTCGTCCTGCATCTGGACGGCGACCGCGTGGCCTATGAAGAGCGCGTGCCCCTGGACGCGCGGGTCCGCGATGTGAAGGTCGCGCCGGATGGGGCCGTCTATGCGGTGACGGAAAACCGCGACGCCGGCAGCTCGCAGATCCTGCGCCTGACGCGCGAGGACTGA
- a CDS encoding glycerate kinase type-2 family protein, protein MHLQPQSFLASLFDRAVEVADPMRSLAGFLPPRPPGRVVVVGAGKASARMAEAVEAAWGPCEGLVITRYGYARPCRGTEIVEAAHPVPDAAGAAATARMLDLLAGLGDGDFVLALISGGASALLCAPVEGVSLAEKQAVNAALLASGAPIGQMNIVRKHLSRVKGGQLAAAAYPAQMLALMISDVPGMIRPSSALAHGGDASTRRTRRQCWRAGRCGRPPA, encoded by the coding sequence ATGCACCTTCAGCCCCAGTCCTTCTTGGCCTCCCTCTTTGACCGCGCTGTCGAGGTGGCGGACCCGATGCGCTCTCTGGCCGGGTTCCTGCCGCCCAGGCCGCCGGGCCGTGTGGTGGTGGTCGGCGCGGGCAAGGCCAGCGCCCGGATGGCCGAGGCGGTTGAGGCGGCGTGGGGGCCCTGCGAAGGGTTGGTCATCACCCGCTACGGCTATGCCCGGCCCTGCCGCGGAACCGAGATTGTCGAAGCCGCACATCCGGTGCCCGATGCCGCCGGGGCCGCGGCGACGGCGCGGATGCTGGATCTGCTGGCAGGGTTGGGGGACGGGGATTTCGTGCTGGCGCTGATCTCGGGCGGGGCCTCGGCGCTGCTGTGTGCGCCGGTCGAGGGCGTGAGCCTGGCCGAAAAGCAGGCGGTGAACGCCGCGCTGCTGGCCTCGGGCGCCCCGATCGGACAGATGAACATTGTCCGCAAGCATCTGAGCCGGGTGAAGGGCGGGCAGCTGGCGGCGGCGGCCTATCCCGCGCAGATGCTGGCGCTGATGATCTCGGACGTGCCGGGGATGATCCGGCCTTCATCGGCTCTGGCCCACGGTGGGGACGCATCCACCCGCAGGACGCGGCGGCAGTGCTGGCGCGCTGGCAGGTGCGGGCGCCCGCCAGCGTGA
- a CDS encoding MOFRL family protein: MRILGDALEGEAREVARAQASLALRLQADRAPGAAPLLLLSGGEVTVTRRGDGIGGPNAEFCLALALALDGAPGIHALACDTDGVDGAAEVAGAWIGPGTLRDARRSGWSAEDALARNDAHGFFAAIGTQVVTGPTLTNVNDFRAVLIFPR, translated from the coding sequence GTGCGGATCCTGGGCGATGCGCTGGAAGGCGAGGCGCGCGAGGTGGCCCGCGCACAGGCCTCCCTTGCGCTGCGATTGCAGGCAGACCGCGCGCCCGGCGCGGCGCCGCTGCTGCTGCTGTCGGGCGGCGAAGTCACCGTGACCCGGCGCGGGGACGGGATCGGCGGGCCGAATGCAGAGTTCTGTCTCGCACTGGCCCTTGCGCTGGACGGGGCACCGGGCATCCATGCCCTTGCCTGCGACACCGACGGCGTGGACGGCGCAGCCGAGGTTGCCGGCGCCTGGATCGGCCCCGGGACATTGCGCGACGCGCGCCGGTCGGGATGGAGCGCAGAGGACGCCCTGGCCCGCAACGATGCCCACGGTTTCTTCGCGGCCATCGGCACGCAGGTCGTGACCGGACCGACGCTGACCAACGTCAACGATTTCCGCGCCGTACTGATCTTTCCCAGGTAG
- a CDS encoding alkaline phosphatase: MKQILLSTAALLGLTTGAFAQDLPQADSAWFKAGQATIAERLAVQPNTNKAKNVILFTADGNGVGTNYAIRLFSGQQAGGLGDDYVQPQETFPNVALVKTYSSNGQTPDSAPTAMAMNTGIKGKNGMINILDTVAVGDCAAGADAGVTTFAEIVSAMGKSVGVISTARITHATPAAVYARSVSRDWEDNTGLPEGCTQKDIASQLIDQMKAGVIDIALGGGRAHFLPKDVTDVEGKAGKRTDGRNLVDEATAAGAQVVFGDADFAALTMGNNAPVLGLFEASHMKYEQDRTGEPSLAEMVEASIKGLEGNENGYYLNVEAGRVDHANHDGNLHRVLVDGKAFADAIAKAMELTNPEDTLIIVTADHEHAITFNGYCGRGSNVLGLCMEENEAGIEHNGKPNLGADGKPYTVAGYLNGVGSVLVEQADGTFSGSRPDLTEEEATDPDYIQQALVPMKSETHSGEDVAVFARGPWAHLFGGMIEQNVIFHVMNYAVTAQ, from the coding sequence ATGAAACAGATTCTTCTCTCGACCGCGGCCCTCCTCGGCCTGACGACCGGCGCCTTCGCCCAGGACCTGCCGCAGGCGGACAGCGCCTGGTTCAAGGCCGGCCAGGCCACCATCGCGGAACGCCTCGCCGTTCAGCCCAACACCAACAAGGCCAAGAACGTGATCCTGTTCACGGCTGATGGCAACGGTGTCGGCACCAACTACGCCATCCGCCTGTTCTCGGGCCAGCAGGCCGGCGGCCTCGGCGACGACTACGTCCAGCCGCAAGAGACCTTCCCGAACGTGGCGCTGGTCAAGACCTATTCCTCGAACGGTCAGACCCCCGACTCCGCCCCCACCGCGATGGCGATGAACACCGGCATCAAGGGCAAGAACGGCATGATAAACATCCTCGACACGGTCGCCGTCGGCGACTGCGCCGCGGGGGCCGATGCCGGCGTCACGACCTTTGCCGAAATCGTGTCTGCGATGGGCAAGTCGGTCGGCGTGATCTCGACCGCGCGCATTACCCATGCCACCCCGGCCGCCGTCTATGCGCGCAGCGTCAGCCGTGACTGGGAAGACAACACCGGCCTGCCCGAAGGCTGCACCCAGAAGGACATTGCCAGCCAGTTGATCGACCAGATGAAGGCCGGCGTTATCGACATCGCCCTGGGGGGCGGCCGCGCCCATTTCCTGCCCAAGGACGTCACCGATGTCGAGGGCAAGGCCGGCAAGCGCACCGACGGGCGCAACCTGGTGGATGAAGCCACCGCTGCCGGCGCGCAGGTCGTGTTCGGCGACGCAGACTTCGCCGCGCTGACGATGGGCAACAACGCCCCGGTTCTGGGCCTGTTCGAAGCCAGCCACATGAAATACGAGCAGGACCGCACCGGCGAGCCGTCGCTGGCCGAGATGGTCGAAGCCTCGATCAAGGGCCTCGAGGGCAACGAGAACGGCTATTACCTGAACGTCGAAGCCGGCCGCGTCGACCATGCCAACCACGACGGCAACCTGCACCGCGTGCTCGTCGACGGCAAAGCCTTTGCCGATGCCATCGCCAAGGCGATGGAACTGACCAACCCGGAAGACACGCTGATTATCGTCACCGCCGACCATGAACATGCGATCACCTTCAACGGCTATTGCGGCCGCGGCTCGAACGTCCTCGGCCTGTGCATGGAAGAGAACGAAGCCGGCATCGAGCATAACGGCAAGCCGAACCTCGGCGCCGATGGCAAGCCCTACACCGTTGCAGGTTACCTGAACGGCGTGGGTTCGGTGCTGGTCGAGCAGGCCGATGGCACCTTCTCGGGATCGCGCCCCGATCTGACCGAAGAAGAAGCCACCGACCCGGACTACATCCAGCAGGCGCTGGTGCCGATGAAATCGGAAACCCACTCGGGTGAAGATGTCGCGGTGTTCGCCCGCGGCCCCTGGGCCCACCTCTTTGGCGGCATGATCGAGCAGAACGTGATCTTCCACGTGATGAACTACGCCGTCACCGCGCAGTAA
- a CDS encoding ABC transporter ATP-binding protein, translated as MMAPALHVEDLRVTSREGRTLLEVPLLALAAGQGLALRGASGAGKSTLLHVLSGLVRPSAGRVVWGGQDIAALTEDARARFRRETLGLIFQDCHLFEELSALGNAGLASAFAPRAGRAPIRAAAAHWLATLGLGQAGTRAVDSFSGGERQRIAVARALAGGPPVILADEPTAALDRANADALGADLVQLAAEGGRTLIVVTHDAGLAARMGRQITIADGRIVEDTHA; from the coding sequence ATGATGGCCCCTGCCCTGCATGTCGAGGATCTGCGCGTGACCAGCCGCGAGGGCCGCACGCTGCTGGAGGTACCGCTGCTGGCGCTGGCTGCGGGGCAAGGCCTTGCGCTGCGCGGTGCCTCGGGCGCGGGCAAATCGACGCTGCTGCATGTGCTGTCGGGACTGGTACGCCCCAGTGCGGGACGGGTGGTCTGGGGCGGGCAGGACATTGCCGCGCTGACCGAGGATGCCCGCGCCCGCTTCCGGCGCGAGACGCTGGGGCTGATCTTCCAGGACTGCCATCTGTTCGAGGAGCTGTCGGCGCTTGGCAATGCCGGGCTGGCCAGCGCCTTTGCGCCCAGGGCAGGCCGCGCGCCGATCCGTGCCGCTGCCGCGCACTGGCTGGCCACGCTGGGGCTGGGTCAGGCCGGAACGCGCGCGGTGGACAGCTTCTCGGGCGGCGAGCGGCAGCGCATTGCCGTGGCCCGCGCGCTGGCCGGTGGGCCGCCGGTGATCCTGGCGGACGAGCCGACCGCCGCGCTCGACCGCGCCAATGCCGATGCGCTTGGCGCCGACCTGGTGCAACTGGCGGCAGAGGGCGGTCGCACGCTGATCGTGGTGACGCATGATGCGGGCCTCGCGGCACGGATGGGCCGGCAGATCACGATCGCCGATGGCCGGATTGTCGAGGATACACATGCCTGA
- a CDS encoding FtsX-like permease family protein has product MFGAAGEAVAGAFAPVSVGGSFTPAHGHGAGAEEGAHAGFAYTVTGRMAPTGSPWDRALLVPVEGVWEVHGLANGHTPDDPRIGPPFVPDLMPGTPAVLVHATELWGNYALKSRFTRSDLMAFFPGTVLAQLHGLMRDLRSAMSLMAVLTQVLVTLSVLIGLMILVRLIARSLALLRAIGAPLRFVFAVVWAYSAALILSGAGLGLALGWGAARAISAAVTARTDVLVQANLGWPEAHLVAGFISLTLFMALLPAWLAVRRPLLTDLRT; this is encoded by the coding sequence ATGTTCGGCGCGGCGGGCGAGGCGGTGGCCGGCGCCTTTGCTCCGGTGAGCGTCGGCGGCAGCTTCACCCCCGCGCATGGCCACGGGGCCGGCGCAGAGGAAGGCGCCCATGCCGGTTTTGCCTATACCGTCACCGGCCGCATGGCCCCGACCGGCAGCCCCTGGGACCGCGCGTTGCTGGTGCCGGTGGAAGGGGTGTGGGAAGTGCATGGCCTTGCCAATGGCCACACCCCGGACGATCCGCGCATCGGCCCGCCCTTCGTGCCCGACCTGATGCCGGGCACCCCCGCCGTTCTGGTCCATGCGACCGAATTGTGGGGCAACTACGCGCTGAAATCCCGCTTCACCCGCAGCGACCTGATGGCGTTCTTTCCGGGCACGGTGCTGGCGCAGCTGCACGGGCTGATGCGCGATCTGCGCTCTGCCATGTCGCTGATGGCGGTGCTGACGCAGGTGCTGGTCACGCTCTCGGTGCTGATCGGGCTGATGATCCTGGTTCGGCTGATCGCCCGGTCGCTTGCGCTGCTGCGGGCCATCGGGGCGCCGCTGCGCTTCGTCTTCGCCGTCGTCTGGGCCTATTCCGCGGCGCTGATCCTCTCGGGCGCCGGGCTTGGCCTCGCGCTTGGCTGGGGCGCGGCGCGGGCGATCTCGGCCGCTGTCACCGCCCGCACCGATGTGCTGGTGCAGGCCAACCTTGGCTGGCCCGAGGCACATCTTGTCGCAGGGTTCATCAGCCTGACACTGTTCATGGCCTTGCTGCCCGCATGGCTGGCGGTGCGCCGCCCGCTGCTGACCGATCTTCGTACCTGA
- a CDS encoding copper chaperone PCu(A)C codes for MRACLLSLLLIAGAPAFAQTHDHSHDDHVAEAEGLRVIHVWTPATAKGADALFYMEIENSSAAEVKLTGGEAGGQELELVGFTYGAAGEAWTVLPGLPIPAGGEVDLEPKVLALRWSSIPADLEPGAELEIEVELGGQHLHAHVEIGAAGATGHSHAGHNH; via the coding sequence ATGCGTGCCTGCCTGCTGTCCCTTCTGCTGATTGCCGGAGCCCCGGCCTTTGCGCAAACCCACGACCACTCCCATGACGATCACGTCGCCGAGGCCGAGGGGCTGCGCGTGATCCATGTCTGGACACCCGCCACCGCCAAGGGTGCCGACGCGCTGTTTTACATGGAGATCGAGAACAGCTCGGCCGCCGAGGTGAAGCTGACCGGCGGCGAGGCCGGCGGGCAGGAACTGGAACTGGTCGGCTTCACCTACGGCGCCGCGGGCGAGGCCTGGACGGTGCTGCCGGGCCTGCCGATCCCCGCCGGAGGCGAGGTGGATCTGGAACCGAAGGTGCTGGCGCTGCGCTGGTCCTCGATCCCCGCGGACCTGGAGCCCGGAGCCGAACTGGAGATCGAGGTGGAACTGGGCGGCCAACACCTGCATGCGCATGTGGAAATCGGCGCGGCGGGTGCTACGGGCCACAGCCACGCCGGCCACAACCACTGA
- a CDS encoding FadR/GntR family transcriptional regulator: MSGLLLDGLNEARVRNSHGQVVEGIGRAIVSGTYPPDTILPRDEELASQFGVSRTVLREAMKTLTAKGMIVARTRVGTKVRPRPDWNLFDAELLIWHLDTQAGMEFLDQLYEMRLTMEPAAAAMAAHRAGAGDIETLYTHVEAMRTAEGDKAFALADLALHRAIIKASGNVFMHSVGTLIEAALLTAFRLSSPSSEPAIQQDVSAAHLQIVEAIARRDPAAAEQAMRNVILFGQRRISDVVS, from the coding sequence ATGTCCGGTCTGCTGCTCGACGGGTTGAACGAGGCACGGGTGCGCAACAGCCACGGGCAGGTGGTCGAGGGCATCGGGCGCGCCATCGTCAGCGGAACCTATCCGCCGGACACCATCCTGCCGCGCGACGAAGAACTGGCGAGCCAGTTCGGTGTGTCGCGCACCGTGCTGCGCGAGGCGATGAAGACGCTGACCGCCAAGGGCATGATCGTCGCCCGCACCCGCGTTGGCACCAAGGTCCGGCCGCGGCCGGACTGGAACCTCTTCGATGCCGAATTGCTGATCTGGCATCTGGATACCCAGGCCGGGATGGAATTCCTCGACCAGCTTTACGAGATGCGCCTGACGATGGAGCCGGCGGCAGCGGCGATGGCCGCGCACCGCGCCGGGGCGGGCGATATCGAAACGCTGTACACCCATGTCGAGGCCATGCGCACGGCCGAGGGCGACAAGGCCTTTGCCCTCGCCGACCTCGCGCTGCATCGCGCGATCATCAAGGCCTCGGGCAATGTGTTCATGCACTCGGTGGGCACGCTGATCGAGGCGGCGCTGCTGACGGCGTTCCGGCTCAGTTCGCCTTCGTCCGAGCCCGCGATCCAGCAGGATGTGTCGGCCGCTCATCTGCAGATCGTCGAGGCCATCGCCCGGCGCGACCCTGCTGCCGCCGAACAGGCGATGCGCAACGTCATCCTGTTCGGCCAGCGCCGGATTTCCGATGTGGTGAGCTGA
- the yjfF gene encoding galactofuranose ABC transporter, permease protein YjfF, protein MNIRALPLYATIAIFLLAYLICYLQFPAMLSTRVIGNLLTDNAYLGIVAVGMTVVIIAGGIDLSVGSVIAFSGVFIAVMLRETGLHPLAVFALLLAITTLFGAAMGGMIHLLAMPAFIVTLAGMFLARGAGYMLTIDSVPIDDAFYQTMQRAYYLMPGKGRLTLLGGTMVASVILGMILLHRTRFGTNVYALGGGEATARLMGVAVGRTTVLIYAFSGLMAGLAGIVFSVYTSAGYPLATVGVELNAIAAVVIGGTLLTGGSGYMFGTLIGVLTMGLIQTYIVFDGTLSSWWTKIVIGALLLMFILLQKGLLRLRVSH, encoded by the coding sequence ATGAACATCCGCGCGCTGCCGCTTTATGCGACGATTGCCATCTTCCTGCTGGCCTACCTCATCTGCTACCTGCAGTTCCCGGCGATGCTGTCGACCCGCGTCATCGGCAACCTGCTGACCGACAATGCCTATCTGGGCATCGTCGCGGTGGGGATGACGGTGGTCATCATCGCGGGCGGGATTGACCTGTCGGTGGGATCGGTTATCGCGTTTTCCGGCGTGTTCATCGCGGTTATGCTGCGTGAAACCGGGCTTCATCCGCTGGCGGTGTTCGCGTTGCTGCTGGCGATCACCACGCTGTTCGGCGCGGCGATGGGCGGGATGATCCACCTGCTGGCGATGCCGGCCTTCATCGTGACGCTGGCCGGAATGTTCCTGGCGCGCGGCGCGGGTTACATGCTGACCATCGACTCCGTACCCATCGACGATGCGTTCTACCAGACCATGCAGCGCGCCTATTACCTGATGCCGGGCAAGGGGCGGCTGACGCTGCTGGGGGGCACGATGGTGGCCTCGGTCATCCTGGGGATGATCCTGCTGCACCGCACAAGGTTCGGCACCAATGTCTATGCGCTTGGTGGCGGCGAGGCGACGGCGCGGCTGATGGGCGTGGCGGTGGGGCGCACGACGGTACTGATCTATGCCTTCTCGGGCCTGATGGCCGGGCTCGCGGGGATCGTGTTCTCGGTCTACACCTCGGCCGGCTATCCGCTGGCGACAGTGGGGGTGGAGCTTAACGCGATTGCCGCAGTGGTGATCGGCGGAACGCTGCTGACCGGGGGCAGCGGCTACATGTTCGGCACGTTGATCGGGGTGCTGACGATGGGCCTGATCCAGACCTACATCGTCTTCGACGGTACGCTGTCGAGCTGGTGGACGAAAATCGTGATCGGGGCATTGCTTCTGATGTTCATCCTGCTTCAGAAGGGACTGCTTCGGCTGCGGGTCAGCCATTAA
- a CDS encoding ABC transporter permease, translated as MTGSRLLRRIAPQLLTLAAVIVLVSIYYPAFYQIVHGNGRLVGIPIDVLKRGAPVALLAIGMTLVIATRGIDLSVGAVMAICGASAAWSIDQGFGIWAALGIAGAAGLACGLWNGVLVAFFGIQPIVATLILMVAGRGIAQLITGGTILTFDSSTFAYLGSGTLLGVPVPTLIWVVTGIVFGLLVRRTALGLLVESIGVNLRASTLAGINSRVLLIAVYMGSGFCAALAGVIATADIRGADANNAGLWLELDAILAVVIGGNSLLGGRFSILASLLGAMIIQTINTGILLAGFPSEFNLVIKAILVIVILVLQSPRIVPYLEVLATRRQRAKAPVARMEAGK; from the coding sequence ATGACAGGATCCAGGCTTCTTCGCAGGATCGCCCCGCAGCTGCTGACGCTGGCCGCGGTGATCGTGCTGGTCAGCATCTATTACCCGGCCTTCTACCAGATCGTCCATGGCAATGGCCGGCTGGTCGGCATCCCCATCGACGTGCTCAAGCGCGGCGCGCCGGTGGCGCTGCTGGCCATCGGCATGACGCTGGTGATCGCCACGCGCGGCATCGACCTGTCGGTGGGCGCGGTGATGGCGATCTGCGGTGCCAGCGCCGCCTGGTCGATCGACCAGGGATTCGGGATCTGGGCCGCGCTTGGCATTGCCGGCGCGGCGGGACTGGCCTGCGGGCTGTGGAACGGGGTACTGGTCGCCTTCTTCGGCATCCAGCCCATCGTCGCCACGCTGATCCTGATGGTGGCGGGGCGCGGCATTGCGCAGCTGATTACCGGCGGCACGATCCTGACCTTCGACAGCAGCACCTTCGCCTATCTAGGTTCCGGCACCCTGCTCGGCGTGCCGGTGCCGACGCTGATCTGGGTCGTCACCGGCATAGTCTTTGGCCTGCTGGTTCGGCGTACCGCGCTTGGGCTGCTGGTGGAATCCATTGGCGTCAACCTGCGCGCCAGCACCCTGGCCGGGATCAACAGCCGCGTGCTGCTGATCGCCGTCTACATGGGGTCGGGCTTCTGCGCCGCGCTGGCCGGGGTCATCGCCACCGCCGACATCCGCGGCGCCGATGCCAACAATGCGGGCCTGTGGCTGGAACTGGACGCGATCCTTGCGGTGGTGATCGGCGGCAACTCGCTTCTGGGCGGGCGCTTCTCGATCCTTGCCTCGCTGCTGGGGGCAATGATTATCCAGACCATCAACACCGGCATCCTGCTGGCGGGCTTCCCGTCAGAGTTCAACCTGGTCATCAAGGCAATCCTGGTGATCGTGATCCTGGTCCTGCAATCGCCGCGGATCGTGCCCTATCTCGAGGTGCTGGCCACAAGGCGGCAACGTGCCAAGGCCCCCGTGGCCAGGATGGAGGCTGGCAAATGA
- a CDS encoding sugar ABC transporter ATP-binding protein, whose protein sequence is MLLSTRDLTKSFPGTIALDRVNFGLKAGEVHALLGENGAGKSTLIKCLTGAYRRDSGDILFEGKPIFPQSTLEAQAIGIGTVYQEVNLLPNLSVAENLTLGHQPTRLGMIRPRAMQALAQEMLAGYGLDIDVRRPLESYSVAVQQIVAIARAVHLSGRVLILDEPTASLDAREVQMLFDVVRDLRRRGLGIIFISHFLDQVFEISDSLTILRNGRHIATHPAAEVDRMQLITLMLGRELEEETSVRHRPEVTGTPADAIRFTGVGRRGRIAPFDLTVRKGEVIGMAGLLGSGRTESAEVLFGAVPSDSGTVEDARGPVDLRNPRSAIAAGFAFAPEDRKTDGIIAELSVRENIILALQARQGWARPIPQAEQQRMATDYIARLDIRTPDAEKPVGLLSGGNQQKVILARWLATNPRFLILDEPTRGIDVGAHAEILRLIEDVVAQGMSILVISSELEELVAVSHRVIVVRDRQHVSELTGADVSPDTILRAIAAPHTTLEAAE, encoded by the coding sequence ATGCTGCTATCGACACGCGACCTGACCAAGTCTTTCCCGGGCACCATCGCCCTCGACCGCGTCAATTTCGGCCTGAAGGCAGGCGAGGTTCATGCGCTGCTGGGAGAGAACGGGGCGGGCAAATCCACGCTCATCAAGTGCCTCACAGGCGCCTATCGCCGCGATTCGGGCGATATCCTGTTCGAGGGCAAGCCGATCTTCCCGCAAAGCACGCTCGAGGCGCAGGCCATCGGCATCGGCACGGTGTATCAGGAGGTGAACCTGCTGCCCAACCTGTCGGTGGCGGAGAACCTGACGCTGGGCCATCAGCCCACGCGGCTTGGCATGATCCGCCCGCGCGCGATGCAGGCGCTGGCGCAGGAGATGCTGGCGGGCTACGGGCTTGATATCGACGTGCGCCGACCGCTGGAAAGCTATTCGGTCGCGGTGCAGCAGATCGTGGCCATCGCCCGCGCGGTGCATCTGTCGGGCCGGGTGCTGATCCTGGACGAGCCGACCGCCAGCCTTGACGCGCGCGAAGTGCAGATGCTGTTCGATGTGGTCCGCGACCTGCGCCGGCGCGGGCTGGGGATCATCTTCATCTCGCATTTCCTGGATCAGGTCTTCGAGATTTCCGACAGCCTCACGATCCTGCGCAATGGTCGGCACATCGCCACCCATCCCGCCGCCGAGGTGGACCGGATGCAGCTGATTACCCTGATGCTGGGGCGCGAGCTGGAAGAGGAAACCTCGGTCCGCCACCGCCCCGAAGTGACCGGGACCCCCGCCGATGCGATCCGCTTCACCGGCGTCGGTCGCCGCGGCCGCATCGCGCCCTTCGACCTGACGGTGCGCAAGGGCGAGGTGATCGGCATGGCCGGCCTGCTTGGCTCTGGCCGCACCGAAAGCGCCGAGGTTCTGTTCGGCGCGGTTCCCAGCGACAGCGGCACGGTGGAGGATGCCCGCGGCCCGGTCGATCTGCGCAATCCGCGCAGCGCCATTGCCGCCGGCTTTGCCTTCGCGCCGGAAGATCGCAAGACCGACGGCATCATCGCCGAACTCAGCGTGCGCGAGAACATCATCCTGGCGCTGCAGGCCCGGCAAGGCTGGGCCCGCCCGATTCCGCAGGCCGAGCAGCAGCGCATGGCGACCGACTATATCGCCCGGCTCGACATCCGCACGCCCGATGCCGAAAAGCCGGTGGGCCTGCTGTCGGGCGGCAACCAGCAGAAGGTGATCCTGGCGCGCTGGCTGGCGACCAATCCGCGCTTCCTGATCCTGGACGAGCCGACCCGCGGCATCGACGTGGGCGCCCATGCCGAGATCCTGCGGCTGATCGAGGATGTGGTGGCGCAGGGCATGTCGATCCTGGTGATCTCGTCGGAACTGGAAGAGCTGGTGGCGGTGTCGCACCGGGTCATCGTGGTACGCGACCGCCAGCATGTGTCGGAACTGACCGGGGCCGATGTCAGCCCCGACACCATTTTGCGCGCCATTGCCGCGCCCCATACCACGCTGGAGGCGGCGGAATGA